The proteins below come from a single Xiphophorus couchianus chromosome 20, X_couchianus-1.0, whole genome shotgun sequence genomic window:
- the arhgef3 gene encoding rho guanine nucleotide exchange factor 3 isoform X2 — translation MVAGQRPGSVLGHLLTFGFTSQNHNMGKQEEEPGTKRSKPVPRVAALASLLPPVKATSLKRIGQTLQFLSLQRSVGFRNESRASTLPPPPPSSSTMTTRVVSATVSSPPFCMTMSRVSSATGSASKRRDSKLWSETFDVRVGATLSPKEIKRQEAIFELAQGEQDLVEDLKLAKKAYRDPMLTLAIMTEQELNQIFGTLDSLIPLHEDLLSRLRDARKPDGTTENVGHILTGWVSVSLAHKVSLKLGGMPYGDVFVSLQLPCLSSYTPYCSNQVQAKALLDQKKQDRRVQDFLQRCLQSPFSRKLDLWNFLDIPRSRLVKYPLLLREILKHTPNDHLDRQHLEEAMLVVQSVVADINRRTGESECQHYKDRLLYSEEGRRNELIDGSKTLSCHGELKNNRGIKLHVFLFQDILVITRSVSLNSQPVSYQLCRQPIPIRQLDLEDVSDGELRVGGSIRGAFSNTERTKNFFRVSCRSGSQLQTHCFQASDAFNKQQWINCIRQAKEAAGEQTPQTERRTEPEPGEPTDSSEDSGIKNETLAKTEDLNLEDVGLFSENMMAADDGMSSVEPEMDGETESTPESEPPADCRMDQEVETSAGKVALNEEEEEEVSTDAGDNQEMICRC, via the exons ATGGTGGCAGGTCAGAGGCCCGGTTCTGTGCTGGGACACCTGCTAACCTTTGGGTTTACCTCTCAGAACCACAACATGGGGAAACAGGAGGAG GAGCCGGGCACCAAGCGCAGCAAACCCGTCCCCAGGGTGGCGGCGCTGGCGAGCCTGCTGCCTCCGGTCAAAGCCACATCGCTGAAGAGGATCGGCCAAACCCTGCAG tttctgtCCCTGCAGCGCTCCGTCGGTTTCCGTAATGAGAGTCGAGCTtcaactcttcctcctcctcctccttcctcttccACGATGACGACGCGTGTCGTTTCCGCGACCGTCTCCAGCCCTCCGTTCTGCATGACCATGTCGCGGGTTTCCTCGGCAACAGGCTCCGCCTCCAAGCGCCGCGACAGCAAGCTGTGGAGCGAGACGTTCGACGTCCGAGTCGGAGCGACTCTGAGTCCAAAGGAGATAAAAAGACAAGAG GCCATTTTTGAGTTGGCTCAAGGAGAACAAGACTTGGTGGAAGATCTGAAGTTGGCCAAGAAG GCGTACCGCGACCCGATGCTGACGCTGGCCATCATGACTGAGCAGGAACTGAACCAGATCTTCGGTACTCTGGACTCACTCATACCTCTGCATGAAG acttgCTGAGTCGGCTACGAGATGCCAGAAAACCCGACGGAACCACAGAAAATGTGGGACACATCCTGACCGGCTGGGTGAGCGTTTCTCTGGCTCATAAGGTCAGTTTGAAGCTGGGCGGGATGCCTTACGGCGATGTGTTCGTGTCCCTGCAGCTGCCTTGTCTCTCCTCCTACACGCCGTACTGCAGCAACCAGGTGCAGGCCAAGGCCCTGCTGGACCAGAAGAAGCAGGACCGGCGGGTCCAGGACTTCTTGCAGCGCTGCCTGCAGTCTCCGTTCAGCAGGAAGTTGGACCTGTGGAACTTCCTGGACATCCCTCGCAGCCGGCTGGTGAAGTACCCGCTGCTGCTCAGAGAGATCCTGAAGCACACGCCCAACGACCACCTGGACCGGCAGCACCTGGAGGAGGCG ATGCTGGTGGTGCAGAGCGTGGTGGCAGACATCAACCGGCGGACCGGAGAGTCGGAGTGTCAGCACTATAAGGACCGTCTGCTGTACTCGGAGGAAGGACGGCGGAACGAACTGATCGACGGATCCAAGACGCTCAGCTGCCACGGAGAGCTGAAGAACAACAGAGGAATC AAGCTCCACGTGTTTCTGTTCCAGGACATTTTGGTGATCACCCGGTCGGTTTCGCTGAACAGCCAGCCGGTCAGCTACCAGCTCTGCCGCCAGCCAATCCCCATCCGCCAGCTGGACCTGGAGGACGTATCGGACGGCGAGCTGAGAGTGGGCGGGTCCATCAGAGGGGCCTTCAGCAACACCGAGCGAA CCAAGAACTTCTTCCGGGTTTCGTGCCGGTCAGGAAGCCAGCTGCAGACGCACTGCTTCCAGGCGAGCGACGCCTTCAACAAGCAGCAGTGGATCAACTGCATCCGGCAGGCCAAAGAGGCGGCGGGAGAGCAGACTCCTCAGACGGAACGGcgtacagaaccagaaccaggagaaccgaCCGATTCGAGCGAAGATTCAGGAATCAAAAACGAAACTTTGGCAAAGACAGAAGATCTGAATCTGGAAGATGTCGGTTTATTCTCAGAGAACATGATGGCCGCCGATGATGGGATGTCATCAGTAGAACCAGAGATGGACGGTGAGACGGAGTCAACACCGGAATCAGAACCACCTGCAGACTGCAGGATGGACCAGGAAGTAGAGACTTCAGCTGGGAAGGTCGCTCTgaacgaagaggaggaggaggaagtcagCACGGACGCTGGAGACAACCAGGAAATGATCTGCAGATGCTGA
- the arhgef3 gene encoding rho guanine nucleotide exchange factor 3 isoform X5: protein MMGCCLFVYYRKKRKQTSRDADALSLCSLDINEPGTKRSKPVPRVAALASLLPPVKATSLKRIGQTLQFLSLQRSVGFRNESRASTLPPPPPSSSTMTTRVVSATVSSPPFCMTMSRVSSATGSASKRRDSKLWSETFDVRVGATLSPKEIKRQEAIFELAQGEQDLVEDLKLAKKAYRDPMLTLAIMTEQELNQIFGTLDSLIPLHEDLLSRLRDARKPDGTTENVGHILTGWLPCLSSYTPYCSNQVQAKALLDQKKQDRRVQDFLQRCLQSPFSRKLDLWNFLDIPRSRLVKYPLLLREILKHTPNDHLDRQHLEEAMLVVQSVVADINRRTGESECQHYKDRLLYSEEGRRNELIDGSKTLSCHGELKNNRGIKLHVFLFQDILVITRSVSLNSQPVSYQLCRQPIPIRQLDLEDVSDGELRVGGSIRGAFSNTERTKNFFRVSCRSGSQLQTHCFQASDAFNKQQWINCIRQAKEAAGEQTPQTERRTEPEPGEPTDSSEDSGIKNETLAKTEDLNLEDVGLFSENMMAADDGMSSVEPEMDGETESTPESEPPADCRMDQEVETSAGKVALNEEEEEEVSTDAGDNQEMICRC from the exons GAGCCGGGCACCAAGCGCAGCAAACCCGTCCCCAGGGTGGCGGCGCTGGCGAGCCTGCTGCCTCCGGTCAAAGCCACATCGCTGAAGAGGATCGGCCAAACCCTGCAG tttctgtCCCTGCAGCGCTCCGTCGGTTTCCGTAATGAGAGTCGAGCTtcaactcttcctcctcctcctccttcctcttccACGATGACGACGCGTGTCGTTTCCGCGACCGTCTCCAGCCCTCCGTTCTGCATGACCATGTCGCGGGTTTCCTCGGCAACAGGCTCCGCCTCCAAGCGCCGCGACAGCAAGCTGTGGAGCGAGACGTTCGACGTCCGAGTCGGAGCGACTCTGAGTCCAAAGGAGATAAAAAGACAAGAG GCCATTTTTGAGTTGGCTCAAGGAGAACAAGACTTGGTGGAAGATCTGAAGTTGGCCAAGAAG GCGTACCGCGACCCGATGCTGACGCTGGCCATCATGACTGAGCAGGAACTGAACCAGATCTTCGGTACTCTGGACTCACTCATACCTCTGCATGAAG acttgCTGAGTCGGCTACGAGATGCCAGAAAACCCGACGGAACCACAGAAAATGTGGGACACATCCTGACCGGCTGG CTGCCTTGTCTCTCCTCCTACACGCCGTACTGCAGCAACCAGGTGCAGGCCAAGGCCCTGCTGGACCAGAAGAAGCAGGACCGGCGGGTCCAGGACTTCTTGCAGCGCTGCCTGCAGTCTCCGTTCAGCAGGAAGTTGGACCTGTGGAACTTCCTGGACATCCCTCGCAGCCGGCTGGTGAAGTACCCGCTGCTGCTCAGAGAGATCCTGAAGCACACGCCCAACGACCACCTGGACCGGCAGCACCTGGAGGAGGCG ATGCTGGTGGTGCAGAGCGTGGTGGCAGACATCAACCGGCGGACCGGAGAGTCGGAGTGTCAGCACTATAAGGACCGTCTGCTGTACTCGGAGGAAGGACGGCGGAACGAACTGATCGACGGATCCAAGACGCTCAGCTGCCACGGAGAGCTGAAGAACAACAGAGGAATC AAGCTCCACGTGTTTCTGTTCCAGGACATTTTGGTGATCACCCGGTCGGTTTCGCTGAACAGCCAGCCGGTCAGCTACCAGCTCTGCCGCCAGCCAATCCCCATCCGCCAGCTGGACCTGGAGGACGTATCGGACGGCGAGCTGAGAGTGGGCGGGTCCATCAGAGGGGCCTTCAGCAACACCGAGCGAA CCAAGAACTTCTTCCGGGTTTCGTGCCGGTCAGGAAGCCAGCTGCAGACGCACTGCTTCCAGGCGAGCGACGCCTTCAACAAGCAGCAGTGGATCAACTGCATCCGGCAGGCCAAAGAGGCGGCGGGAGAGCAGACTCCTCAGACGGAACGGcgtacagaaccagaaccaggagaaccgaCCGATTCGAGCGAAGATTCAGGAATCAAAAACGAAACTTTGGCAAAGACAGAAGATCTGAATCTGGAAGATGTCGGTTTATTCTCAGAGAACATGATGGCCGCCGATGATGGGATGTCATCAGTAGAACCAGAGATGGACGGTGAGACGGAGTCAACACCGGAATCAGAACCACCTGCAGACTGCAGGATGGACCAGGAAGTAGAGACTTCAGCTGGGAAGGTCGCTCTgaacgaagaggaggaggaggaagtcagCACGGACGCTGGAGACAACCAGGAAATGATCTGCAGATGCTGA
- the arhgef3 gene encoding rho guanine nucleotide exchange factor 3 isoform X3, producing the protein MMGCCLFVYYRKKRKQTSRDADALSLCSLDINEPGTKRSKPVPRVAALASLLPPVKATSLKRIGQTLQRSVGFRNESRASTLPPPPPSSSTMTTRVVSATVSSPPFCMTMSRVSSATGSASKRRDSKLWSETFDVRVGATLSPKEIKRQEAIFELAQGEQDLVEDLKLAKKAYRDPMLTLAIMTEQELNQIFGTLDSLIPLHEDLLSRLRDARKPDGTTENVGHILTGWVSVSLAHKVSLKLGGMPYGDVFVSLQLPCLSSYTPYCSNQVQAKALLDQKKQDRRVQDFLQRCLQSPFSRKLDLWNFLDIPRSRLVKYPLLLREILKHTPNDHLDRQHLEEAMLVVQSVVADINRRTGESECQHYKDRLLYSEEGRRNELIDGSKTLSCHGELKNNRGIKLHVFLFQDILVITRSVSLNSQPVSYQLCRQPIPIRQLDLEDVSDGELRVGGSIRGAFSNTERTKNFFRVSCRSGSQLQTHCFQASDAFNKQQWINCIRQAKEAAGEQTPQTERRTEPEPGEPTDSSEDSGIKNETLAKTEDLNLEDVGLFSENMMAADDGMSSVEPEMDGETESTPESEPPADCRMDQEVETSAGKVALNEEEEEEVSTDAGDNQEMICRC; encoded by the exons GAGCCGGGCACCAAGCGCAGCAAACCCGTCCCCAGGGTGGCGGCGCTGGCGAGCCTGCTGCCTCCGGTCAAAGCCACATCGCTGAAGAGGATCGGCCAAACCCTGCAG CGCTCCGTCGGTTTCCGTAATGAGAGTCGAGCTtcaactcttcctcctcctcctccttcctcttccACGATGACGACGCGTGTCGTTTCCGCGACCGTCTCCAGCCCTCCGTTCTGCATGACCATGTCGCGGGTTTCCTCGGCAACAGGCTCCGCCTCCAAGCGCCGCGACAGCAAGCTGTGGAGCGAGACGTTCGACGTCCGAGTCGGAGCGACTCTGAGTCCAAAGGAGATAAAAAGACAAGAG GCCATTTTTGAGTTGGCTCAAGGAGAACAAGACTTGGTGGAAGATCTGAAGTTGGCCAAGAAG GCGTACCGCGACCCGATGCTGACGCTGGCCATCATGACTGAGCAGGAACTGAACCAGATCTTCGGTACTCTGGACTCACTCATACCTCTGCATGAAG acttgCTGAGTCGGCTACGAGATGCCAGAAAACCCGACGGAACCACAGAAAATGTGGGACACATCCTGACCGGCTGGGTGAGCGTTTCTCTGGCTCATAAGGTCAGTTTGAAGCTGGGCGGGATGCCTTACGGCGATGTGTTCGTGTCCCTGCAGCTGCCTTGTCTCTCCTCCTACACGCCGTACTGCAGCAACCAGGTGCAGGCCAAGGCCCTGCTGGACCAGAAGAAGCAGGACCGGCGGGTCCAGGACTTCTTGCAGCGCTGCCTGCAGTCTCCGTTCAGCAGGAAGTTGGACCTGTGGAACTTCCTGGACATCCCTCGCAGCCGGCTGGTGAAGTACCCGCTGCTGCTCAGAGAGATCCTGAAGCACACGCCCAACGACCACCTGGACCGGCAGCACCTGGAGGAGGCG ATGCTGGTGGTGCAGAGCGTGGTGGCAGACATCAACCGGCGGACCGGAGAGTCGGAGTGTCAGCACTATAAGGACCGTCTGCTGTACTCGGAGGAAGGACGGCGGAACGAACTGATCGACGGATCCAAGACGCTCAGCTGCCACGGAGAGCTGAAGAACAACAGAGGAATC AAGCTCCACGTGTTTCTGTTCCAGGACATTTTGGTGATCACCCGGTCGGTTTCGCTGAACAGCCAGCCGGTCAGCTACCAGCTCTGCCGCCAGCCAATCCCCATCCGCCAGCTGGACCTGGAGGACGTATCGGACGGCGAGCTGAGAGTGGGCGGGTCCATCAGAGGGGCCTTCAGCAACACCGAGCGAA CCAAGAACTTCTTCCGGGTTTCGTGCCGGTCAGGAAGCCAGCTGCAGACGCACTGCTTCCAGGCGAGCGACGCCTTCAACAAGCAGCAGTGGATCAACTGCATCCGGCAGGCCAAAGAGGCGGCGGGAGAGCAGACTCCTCAGACGGAACGGcgtacagaaccagaaccaggagaaccgaCCGATTCGAGCGAAGATTCAGGAATCAAAAACGAAACTTTGGCAAAGACAGAAGATCTGAATCTGGAAGATGTCGGTTTATTCTCAGAGAACATGATGGCCGCCGATGATGGGATGTCATCAGTAGAACCAGAGATGGACGGTGAGACGGAGTCAACACCGGAATCAGAACCACCTGCAGACTGCAGGATGGACCAGGAAGTAGAGACTTCAGCTGGGAAGGTCGCTCTgaacgaagaggaggaggaggaagtcagCACGGACGCTGGAGACAACCAGGAAATGATCTGCAGATGCTGA
- the arhgef3 gene encoding rho guanine nucleotide exchange factor 3 isoform X1, which yields MMGCCLFVYYRKKRKQTSRDADALSLCSLDINEPGTKRSKPVPRVAALASLLPPVKATSLKRIGQTLQFLSLQRSVGFRNESRASTLPPPPPSSSTMTTRVVSATVSSPPFCMTMSRVSSATGSASKRRDSKLWSETFDVRVGATLSPKEIKRQEAIFELAQGEQDLVEDLKLAKKAYRDPMLTLAIMTEQELNQIFGTLDSLIPLHEDLLSRLRDARKPDGTTENVGHILTGWVSVSLAHKVSLKLGGMPYGDVFVSLQLPCLSSYTPYCSNQVQAKALLDQKKQDRRVQDFLQRCLQSPFSRKLDLWNFLDIPRSRLVKYPLLLREILKHTPNDHLDRQHLEEAMLVVQSVVADINRRTGESECQHYKDRLLYSEEGRRNELIDGSKTLSCHGELKNNRGIKLHVFLFQDILVITRSVSLNSQPVSYQLCRQPIPIRQLDLEDVSDGELRVGGSIRGAFSNTERTKNFFRVSCRSGSQLQTHCFQASDAFNKQQWINCIRQAKEAAGEQTPQTERRTEPEPGEPTDSSEDSGIKNETLAKTEDLNLEDVGLFSENMMAADDGMSSVEPEMDGETESTPESEPPADCRMDQEVETSAGKVALNEEEEEEVSTDAGDNQEMICRC from the exons GAGCCGGGCACCAAGCGCAGCAAACCCGTCCCCAGGGTGGCGGCGCTGGCGAGCCTGCTGCCTCCGGTCAAAGCCACATCGCTGAAGAGGATCGGCCAAACCCTGCAG tttctgtCCCTGCAGCGCTCCGTCGGTTTCCGTAATGAGAGTCGAGCTtcaactcttcctcctcctcctccttcctcttccACGATGACGACGCGTGTCGTTTCCGCGACCGTCTCCAGCCCTCCGTTCTGCATGACCATGTCGCGGGTTTCCTCGGCAACAGGCTCCGCCTCCAAGCGCCGCGACAGCAAGCTGTGGAGCGAGACGTTCGACGTCCGAGTCGGAGCGACTCTGAGTCCAAAGGAGATAAAAAGACAAGAG GCCATTTTTGAGTTGGCTCAAGGAGAACAAGACTTGGTGGAAGATCTGAAGTTGGCCAAGAAG GCGTACCGCGACCCGATGCTGACGCTGGCCATCATGACTGAGCAGGAACTGAACCAGATCTTCGGTACTCTGGACTCACTCATACCTCTGCATGAAG acttgCTGAGTCGGCTACGAGATGCCAGAAAACCCGACGGAACCACAGAAAATGTGGGACACATCCTGACCGGCTGGGTGAGCGTTTCTCTGGCTCATAAGGTCAGTTTGAAGCTGGGCGGGATGCCTTACGGCGATGTGTTCGTGTCCCTGCAGCTGCCTTGTCTCTCCTCCTACACGCCGTACTGCAGCAACCAGGTGCAGGCCAAGGCCCTGCTGGACCAGAAGAAGCAGGACCGGCGGGTCCAGGACTTCTTGCAGCGCTGCCTGCAGTCTCCGTTCAGCAGGAAGTTGGACCTGTGGAACTTCCTGGACATCCCTCGCAGCCGGCTGGTGAAGTACCCGCTGCTGCTCAGAGAGATCCTGAAGCACACGCCCAACGACCACCTGGACCGGCAGCACCTGGAGGAGGCG ATGCTGGTGGTGCAGAGCGTGGTGGCAGACATCAACCGGCGGACCGGAGAGTCGGAGTGTCAGCACTATAAGGACCGTCTGCTGTACTCGGAGGAAGGACGGCGGAACGAACTGATCGACGGATCCAAGACGCTCAGCTGCCACGGAGAGCTGAAGAACAACAGAGGAATC AAGCTCCACGTGTTTCTGTTCCAGGACATTTTGGTGATCACCCGGTCGGTTTCGCTGAACAGCCAGCCGGTCAGCTACCAGCTCTGCCGCCAGCCAATCCCCATCCGCCAGCTGGACCTGGAGGACGTATCGGACGGCGAGCTGAGAGTGGGCGGGTCCATCAGAGGGGCCTTCAGCAACACCGAGCGAA CCAAGAACTTCTTCCGGGTTTCGTGCCGGTCAGGAAGCCAGCTGCAGACGCACTGCTTCCAGGCGAGCGACGCCTTCAACAAGCAGCAGTGGATCAACTGCATCCGGCAGGCCAAAGAGGCGGCGGGAGAGCAGACTCCTCAGACGGAACGGcgtacagaaccagaaccaggagaaccgaCCGATTCGAGCGAAGATTCAGGAATCAAAAACGAAACTTTGGCAAAGACAGAAGATCTGAATCTGGAAGATGTCGGTTTATTCTCAGAGAACATGATGGCCGCCGATGATGGGATGTCATCAGTAGAACCAGAGATGGACGGTGAGACGGAGTCAACACCGGAATCAGAACCACCTGCAGACTGCAGGATGGACCAGGAAGTAGAGACTTCAGCTGGGAAGGTCGCTCTgaacgaagaggaggaggaggaagtcagCACGGACGCTGGAGACAACCAGGAAATGATCTGCAGATGCTGA
- the arhgef3 gene encoding rho guanine nucleotide exchange factor 3 isoform X4, producing the protein MMGCCLFVYYRKKRKQTSRDADALSLCSLDINEPGTKRSKPVPRVAALASLLPPVKATSLKRIGQTLQFLSLQRSVGFRNESRASTLPPPPPSSSTMTTRVVSATVSSPPFCMTMSRVSSATGSASKRRDSKLWSETFDVRVGATLSPKEIKRQEAIFELAQGEQDLVEDLKLAKKAYRDPMLTLAIMTEQELNQIFGTLDSLIPLHEDLLSRLRDARKPDGTTENVGHILTGWVSVSLAHKVSLKLGGMPYGDVFVSLQLPCLSSYTPYCSNQVQAKALLDQKKQDRRVQDFLQRCLQSPFSRKLDLWNFLDIPRSRLVKYPLLLREILKHTPNDHLDRQHLEEAMLVVQSVVADINRRTGESECQHYKDRLLYSEEGRRNELIDGSKTLSCHGELKNNRGIDILVITRSVSLNSQPVSYQLCRQPIPIRQLDLEDVSDGELRVGGSIRGAFSNTERTKNFFRVSCRSGSQLQTHCFQASDAFNKQQWINCIRQAKEAAGEQTPQTERRTEPEPGEPTDSSEDSGIKNETLAKTEDLNLEDVGLFSENMMAADDGMSSVEPEMDGETESTPESEPPADCRMDQEVETSAGKVALNEEEEEEVSTDAGDNQEMICRC; encoded by the exons GAGCCGGGCACCAAGCGCAGCAAACCCGTCCCCAGGGTGGCGGCGCTGGCGAGCCTGCTGCCTCCGGTCAAAGCCACATCGCTGAAGAGGATCGGCCAAACCCTGCAG tttctgtCCCTGCAGCGCTCCGTCGGTTTCCGTAATGAGAGTCGAGCTtcaactcttcctcctcctcctccttcctcttccACGATGACGACGCGTGTCGTTTCCGCGACCGTCTCCAGCCCTCCGTTCTGCATGACCATGTCGCGGGTTTCCTCGGCAACAGGCTCCGCCTCCAAGCGCCGCGACAGCAAGCTGTGGAGCGAGACGTTCGACGTCCGAGTCGGAGCGACTCTGAGTCCAAAGGAGATAAAAAGACAAGAG GCCATTTTTGAGTTGGCTCAAGGAGAACAAGACTTGGTGGAAGATCTGAAGTTGGCCAAGAAG GCGTACCGCGACCCGATGCTGACGCTGGCCATCATGACTGAGCAGGAACTGAACCAGATCTTCGGTACTCTGGACTCACTCATACCTCTGCATGAAG acttgCTGAGTCGGCTACGAGATGCCAGAAAACCCGACGGAACCACAGAAAATGTGGGACACATCCTGACCGGCTGGGTGAGCGTTTCTCTGGCTCATAAGGTCAGTTTGAAGCTGGGCGGGATGCCTTACGGCGATGTGTTCGTGTCCCTGCAGCTGCCTTGTCTCTCCTCCTACACGCCGTACTGCAGCAACCAGGTGCAGGCCAAGGCCCTGCTGGACCAGAAGAAGCAGGACCGGCGGGTCCAGGACTTCTTGCAGCGCTGCCTGCAGTCTCCGTTCAGCAGGAAGTTGGACCTGTGGAACTTCCTGGACATCCCTCGCAGCCGGCTGGTGAAGTACCCGCTGCTGCTCAGAGAGATCCTGAAGCACACGCCCAACGACCACCTGGACCGGCAGCACCTGGAGGAGGCG ATGCTGGTGGTGCAGAGCGTGGTGGCAGACATCAACCGGCGGACCGGAGAGTCGGAGTGTCAGCACTATAAGGACCGTCTGCTGTACTCGGAGGAAGGACGGCGGAACGAACTGATCGACGGATCCAAGACGCTCAGCTGCCACGGAGAGCTGAAGAACAACAGAGGAATC GACATTTTGGTGATCACCCGGTCGGTTTCGCTGAACAGCCAGCCGGTCAGCTACCAGCTCTGCCGCCAGCCAATCCCCATCCGCCAGCTGGACCTGGAGGACGTATCGGACGGCGAGCTGAGAGTGGGCGGGTCCATCAGAGGGGCCTTCAGCAACACCGAGCGAA CCAAGAACTTCTTCCGGGTTTCGTGCCGGTCAGGAAGCCAGCTGCAGACGCACTGCTTCCAGGCGAGCGACGCCTTCAACAAGCAGCAGTGGATCAACTGCATCCGGCAGGCCAAAGAGGCGGCGGGAGAGCAGACTCCTCAGACGGAACGGcgtacagaaccagaaccaggagaaccgaCCGATTCGAGCGAAGATTCAGGAATCAAAAACGAAACTTTGGCAAAGACAGAAGATCTGAATCTGGAAGATGTCGGTTTATTCTCAGAGAACATGATGGCCGCCGATGATGGGATGTCATCAGTAGAACCAGAGATGGACGGTGAGACGGAGTCAACACCGGAATCAGAACCACCTGCAGACTGCAGGATGGACCAGGAAGTAGAGACTTCAGCTGGGAAGGTCGCTCTgaacgaagaggaggaggaggaagtcagCACGGACGCTGGAGACAACCAGGAAATGATCTGCAGATGCTGA
- the arhgef3 gene encoding rho guanine nucleotide exchange factor 3 isoform X6 — protein MVAGQRPGSVLGHLLTFGFTSQNHNMGKQEEEPGTKRSKPVPRVAALASLLPPVKATSLKRIGQTLQRSVGFRNESRASTLPPPPPSSSTMTTRVVSATVSSPPFCMTMSRVSSATGSASKRRDSKLWSETFDVRVGATLSPKEIKRQEAIFELAQGEQDLVEDLKLAKKAYRDPMLTLAIMTEQELNQIFGTLDSLIPLHEDLLSRLRDARKPDGTTENVGHILTGWLPCLSSYTPYCSNQVQAKALLDQKKQDRRVQDFLQRCLQSPFSRKLDLWNFLDIPRSRLVKYPLLLREILKHTPNDHLDRQHLEEAMLVVQSVVADINRRTGESECQHYKDRLLYSEEGRRNELIDGSKTLSCHGELKNNRGIDILVITRSVSLNSQPVSYQLCRQPIPIRQLDLEDVSDGELRVGGSIRGAFSNTERTKNFFRVSCRSGSQLQTHCFQASDAFNKQQWINCIRQAKEAAGEQTPQTERRTEPEPGEPTDSSEDSGIKNETLAKTEDLNLEDVGLFSENMMAADDGMSSVEPEMDGETESTPESEPPADCRMDQEVETSAGKVALNEEEEEEVSTDAGDNQEMICRC, from the exons ATGGTGGCAGGTCAGAGGCCCGGTTCTGTGCTGGGACACCTGCTAACCTTTGGGTTTACCTCTCAGAACCACAACATGGGGAAACAGGAGGAG GAGCCGGGCACCAAGCGCAGCAAACCCGTCCCCAGGGTGGCGGCGCTGGCGAGCCTGCTGCCTCCGGTCAAAGCCACATCGCTGAAGAGGATCGGCCAAACCCTGCAG CGCTCCGTCGGTTTCCGTAATGAGAGTCGAGCTtcaactcttcctcctcctcctccttcctcttccACGATGACGACGCGTGTCGTTTCCGCGACCGTCTCCAGCCCTCCGTTCTGCATGACCATGTCGCGGGTTTCCTCGGCAACAGGCTCCGCCTCCAAGCGCCGCGACAGCAAGCTGTGGAGCGAGACGTTCGACGTCCGAGTCGGAGCGACTCTGAGTCCAAAGGAGATAAAAAGACAAGAG GCCATTTTTGAGTTGGCTCAAGGAGAACAAGACTTGGTGGAAGATCTGAAGTTGGCCAAGAAG GCGTACCGCGACCCGATGCTGACGCTGGCCATCATGACTGAGCAGGAACTGAACCAGATCTTCGGTACTCTGGACTCACTCATACCTCTGCATGAAG acttgCTGAGTCGGCTACGAGATGCCAGAAAACCCGACGGAACCACAGAAAATGTGGGACACATCCTGACCGGCTGG CTGCCTTGTCTCTCCTCCTACACGCCGTACTGCAGCAACCAGGTGCAGGCCAAGGCCCTGCTGGACCAGAAGAAGCAGGACCGGCGGGTCCAGGACTTCTTGCAGCGCTGCCTGCAGTCTCCGTTCAGCAGGAAGTTGGACCTGTGGAACTTCCTGGACATCCCTCGCAGCCGGCTGGTGAAGTACCCGCTGCTGCTCAGAGAGATCCTGAAGCACACGCCCAACGACCACCTGGACCGGCAGCACCTGGAGGAGGCG ATGCTGGTGGTGCAGAGCGTGGTGGCAGACATCAACCGGCGGACCGGAGAGTCGGAGTGTCAGCACTATAAGGACCGTCTGCTGTACTCGGAGGAAGGACGGCGGAACGAACTGATCGACGGATCCAAGACGCTCAGCTGCCACGGAGAGCTGAAGAACAACAGAGGAATC GACATTTTGGTGATCACCCGGTCGGTTTCGCTGAACAGCCAGCCGGTCAGCTACCAGCTCTGCCGCCAGCCAATCCCCATCCGCCAGCTGGACCTGGAGGACGTATCGGACGGCGAGCTGAGAGTGGGCGGGTCCATCAGAGGGGCCTTCAGCAACACCGAGCGAA CCAAGAACTTCTTCCGGGTTTCGTGCCGGTCAGGAAGCCAGCTGCAGACGCACTGCTTCCAGGCGAGCGACGCCTTCAACAAGCAGCAGTGGATCAACTGCATCCGGCAGGCCAAAGAGGCGGCGGGAGAGCAGACTCCTCAGACGGAACGGcgtacagaaccagaaccaggagaaccgaCCGATTCGAGCGAAGATTCAGGAATCAAAAACGAAACTTTGGCAAAGACAGAAGATCTGAATCTGGAAGATGTCGGTTTATTCTCAGAGAACATGATGGCCGCCGATGATGGGATGTCATCAGTAGAACCAGAGATGGACGGTGAGACGGAGTCAACACCGGAATCAGAACCACCTGCAGACTGCAGGATGGACCAGGAAGTAGAGACTTCAGCTGGGAAGGTCGCTCTgaacgaagaggaggaggaggaagtcagCACGGACGCTGGAGACAACCAGGAAATGATCTGCAGATGCTGA